The window GGTCCTGAACAACTCATTCATGGCTTAGGAGTATGGCCTAGACCGTGCTAGAGTGGTTGCTTCTAAAAGATGCTGGCCTAGTCTATGCTGGGGCCAAAGGATAAACTAATGCATTGTCCTGTGTTTGTGTAAACCCTATTATGCTTTCCATGGATGAGGCTTGAGTTGTACACCTTGAAGAAAGCCAAACCTGTAAAGGGGAGTTATAAGAACATTGACTCTTGTTCACCTTGGTGGGACAGGCTAAAGGGGGAGGTGGTTGAAGTCCACAGAGTTATGTTCTTCAACTCCACACTTCTGCACCCAGTCTTTTCGAAATGTGAAAGGAATACCTATCATGAGTCAGACCTGGAGTCCATAACCTCAGAAGGCAATACTACTGGCTGAGAATGTAGAAGGATCAAGAAAGCTTTAGTTAAATTCTTGACATTCAACATGACAGGTGCATGTTGATGCCCTATGGAAGATGTCCTTGTGCTTTAAGAAGAGGTCACTGATGGAGGAAGATCTCCTACCTGTTCTTGGCTCTACCGGTAGAACAGTCTTGGGGTGGGCGAGTTATAGAGCTGAGCTGCTGTCTCGATTCTGTTCTTACATTagcaaaaacaattaaaaaaaataaaagcaactttgGATTTCTTCAACTTGTCTTACATTGACTTCTCATGTTTGTTCTGATAACCACCACTCATTGAAGTGGCACAGAAAATAGAAGCTCAGGTCCTATGGTCATGCCACATAGGGCTCACTGATGCCCTATGCCATGAGGTGggtacaggtgaggaaacagaggcacagagaagtcaaaCAGCAGGAAGTGACAGAAGCAGAACTACAACCAGGCAGTCTGCTGCCACTGTCCATTCTCTGCACTGTGCTGAGGTTCTGAGATGGGACACAGGAATGGACATTAGCCCAGGAGGTGAGATGATGCCTTCATGTGATCTCTGCAGCCCTGGGGGGTACTCTCAGCTGGGCCTGAGTTAGTAGTTAGGGTCCCTTGCCCTTGGTCCTGAGAGGCTGAAATCCCTTTGTACATCTGTACCTCTACCCggtctagtaaataaataaagatttggaGATGAATCAATGAATTCCAACATCCAGATTATTTGTGAACTTATATCCACGACCTATCTTCCTGTTCTTGAATTCCAGGTCTCTCCATTTAGCATTGGGGCCCTCTTTGGGTTGAAGCCATAGTTCTGGTAGACTACTTGGAGTGTCCTAGTGCCCGTGGGCTCATCTTGCTACTGTCTGTTGTAGAGACCGGGTGCTTGCTTTCCCTTCCAACTCTAGTTTTGCTGACTTGGGTGAGTCagatgaaatgagaaacaaagtTTAGATTATTCAAGTGATAACTATAAAGTTTCAGGAGTATAGGATCATAGCAAATTATAATGCAGAAACAATTTTGTTACCTTGTTATCTCCCTCAAGCTTATGTTTTTGTCCTGATGGATGGTTGCAAGAAGCAGAAACCATTCACCACCAACATTAGTTTTAAAGGCATGTGCTTTTAGTAGGCATTcagacagggagcctgacagtTTCTGCTACTTGCCTTGTGACGTCAACTGCCGTGCACCTGCCAGGGGCTGGTTTTGATCCTGCCACCACAGGAGTTTGCAGCTATAGGGCCCACTGTGGAGATAACTGGTCTGTCTTTTGGGTCACATTCTGAATGTGGTAAGCCTACTGGGTTGAGCCTGCATTCCTCCCTGTCCCTAACTCTGTGCCCAGGCCATTTCCTCTCTTGTCTCAGCGACCTCCTCATCCTCTCCTGCATGCCAGCTTTTCTCACAGTGCTGTGCCCTGTGCCAGAGATCACTCTTCCCTTTGCTACTTTCCTTATCCTCTGGAATTGAGCTTGTATGCATCACTTTGCTGACACAGGCAGTTAGCTCTTATGTGCTCCTGGCTATGCATTACTACCTCCAAAACATTGGGTTACATTTGATGCATTTGCAGATCAAATCTTTCCCAGAggggcgatccctgggtggctcagtggttgagtgcctgcctttggcccagggtgtgatcctggagaccccggatcgagtcccgcatcgggctccctgcatagagcctgcttctccctctgcctgtgtctctgcctctctctctctatgtctatcatgaataaataaaaaatcttaaaaaaaaaaatctttcctaggCTTGGCCTGGAGAGGTCAAGGTCAAAGTCGGATTATCTGCCTGTGTAGCTTACTGTGTGGCCCTTGGTGGGAGTCCAGTAAATGCTGGATAATGAGTGGCTATGGGCCATCGGCCCAGCTGTGCCTGCTCTCCTCCTGCAGAGAAGTCCACAGAGTAAAGTCCTGGATGCCATTTCTCGTCCTTCAGGGAACATTAGAGAGAAGAGAAGGCCCTGCCCCAAATTCACACAGAATAGTGCAGTTCACCCAAGGGACCAACATGCTGCTTGGAACCCAAATGTAGGAAACGAGGCCTTAACTCAGCCTTCCTCCAGCTTACCAGTTACCACCGTGGGTGCCACCCCCTCTCCCACCTGTGGAAAACCTACACTTCCAACACTGTTTGCCTtcgtctcctcctcctccatcccttttCATTCCTTCTCCTCCCTTACCATGTAATAACTACCTTCCTCAGCACTCTGGCATATCAGTTGTTTCCATCTCCAGCCACTGGAGTTGGGTAAGAGCCAGAATCACTGTTCCCACTTGACAGATGGAGAACTAGGTCAGGACCAAGGTTAGGACCAGGGCCTTCCTTGCAGGGAAATGTGGAGGCAGCCTGAATCGCAGCTTCTCTCCCAGGACATCCGGACTCCCTGTGGAGAGTGCTTTGTGAAGGATGGGATGACCCAGCTTGTGAAGGAGGGAGCAGTCCTCAACATTAAAATGAGGGGCAAGGAAGATGCTGAGCAGGTTGGGAGTGGGCCCAAACCCTGACAGGTTTCTACCCCAGGACTCCTCAAGGGGAGAGAGCACTGCACACAAGCCACAGGAACCATTTAGGGGAGTGAGGCAAGGGCAAGTGAGCCCAGGTGCTGAGTGGGTGAGTGAACACAGTGGTGCAGTAGATGAGAAAAAGCCTATGAAGAGAAGATGGTGGAACATGGAGCCCCACTTGCCCATAGGGCCCCCTTGAGCCCAGGCAGTTAGAAATGTGGGAAGAGATGGCACCAGATGGAAAGTGCCTGGTGTTTACAGTGTGTGCTAGCACCCTGGGGTTGGGGCTCCACGAGAAAGTGCGCAGTCCCCAGCCTCCAGTCTTCCTTGGCAGTTACAAATCTCAGGCTGAGGTGGGGTTGGCCCAGACTTGGCTCGCTCCTCCCCACAGCAGAGCGTGGAGAAGTGGAGAGTCCCTAGGAGTGGCTCTTCCAGGGTCAAAGAAGCAACAACAGGAAGGGGGCCGTGGAGGGAAGAGAGACATGAGGGAGACATGAGGAAGCACCTTGCAGGGACCCAGCCAGCACACCCTTGCTTTGaattctctgcttctgtctgaGTTTCTGAGAGCAGCTGGTGagttttcagaaaaggaaagcaggCTGGAGACGCACCAGGGAGATGGGTCCCAGGATCCATCCAACGTATTGTCCACCAGTCCACCTCCCTCCACCTGACATGTTCCCCATCTTCCACCCCAACATCTGCATTGCTCCTGGtgcctccctccctgggcacAGGTGACTCCTAGGCTTTGGCCTCCATTCCTGAGGACTTCTAACGGGGAGAGTATCCCTGTCTATGATATGAGAGCATTGGATTTAGATTAAAACTCCAAAGGGAATTGGGGAAAGGAGATTTGGTCCCCTTATCAGACCCTCTACCTGAGATCTAGAGGCCTGAGGCTGAGGTGAAGAGTGGAGAACCAGTTCCAGCCCTGTGACTCTGAGGCCCCTGTCCTCTGCCAAGGTCCTGTCCTGGTCAGGTTACAGGCACCACAGGTTCCAAGGCCAGGGAAGGGTACTCGGGGCTGAGGAAAGTCGTGGGAGGGAACCtgagctgagccaggagcctgacctgGATGGAGCAGGTAACTTAGTGGGTGAAAGAGCTTGTTGTCCCAGGGGAGAGCACAGTGGGTTCTGGGTGCCCTGGGCAAGACCTGAAGGACTGCAGAAGGGGACTGCAGAGAGGCGCAGGGGTCTCCCAGGGATCCAGATGAGCTGCCCTTCCTATGGCCCGGAAAAGCATTCTGCCTAGAAGGATACTGCAGGGCTCCAGGGGCAATGTGGAAGTATGATGTCCTGAGTGGTCTCTTCACTGTCATCAGAGATCCCCTTCATCTTGGGGCACTCACTTTGAATCCTATTGACCCCAGGGCCAGATGGgcccaaagacattttttttggtttttcttagaACAGCTGAGGCAagcttgcattttctttctttttttctttcttttttaagattttatttatttatttattttattttattttttaagattttatttatttattcatagacacacagagagagaggcagagacacaggcagagggagaagcaggctccatgcagggagcccaatgtgggactcgaacccgggtctccaggatcacaccccaggctgcaggcggtgccaaaccgctgcgccaccagggctgcccaagattttatttattgagagagaaagtgagagacatAGGGACCAGATCccgcgctgagcagggagccctatgcgggatgcaggggggctccgtcccaggacactgggatcatgacctgagccaaaggcagacacttaacgactgagccacccaggtgccccaagactgcATTTTCAAAAGGAAGTTAATTAGCATTGAAAGGGAGAATTTGGAGATGGCAGAaaacatggctgtccaatttccaaAGCAGGACTTGTGCCCTCACAATCAACCCATTCTGGCCCCTGGACTGGGCAGCCGTGTGGCCCTTGGCCTGGAGTGGAGCTGCCGCAGCCCCTGCCTATCTCCACCTGCCATCGTGCTCTTCCCTGTGCTCTGGGGATGTCGTCTGGGACACACTACTCTGGAAGGTCAaggcccttccccttccccttccccttccccttccccttccccttccccttccttcccttcccttcccctgccaCCCACTTGGCTCCTACAGATGtccagttggttgagcaccctGTGCTGGCAACCTTATCCCTCTAGGTCAGAGCCAGGCCATCCTTACTCCTGCGGCTCCGTTAACCGCCAGTcctgggatgggggagaggggtgCTTCTTACTCTAGTGGGCCCTCCAGCCGGACCTCCTCCCGTAGCTTGTCCGTAGCCTTCGCCTTCCTGGAGGTCCCCCAGCGCCGGGCGGAGGGCTGGTAGGAGCTCTCGTCACTCGCTGGGCCCTGCCAGCCCTGGGAGAGGCCCAGCAGGGCCCGGGTCTGGCGGAGGAAGCTGGGGCTGGAGAAGCAGTAGAGCACAGGATCCAGGACACTGTTGAGGTAGGTGAAGGCCAGGGAGCCATGGAAGAGCTGTGTGCACACGGCCAGGGCGTGGCAGGCGCGCAGGCGGAAGGCCACCATGGAAGCCAAGCCGAAGATGACGCTGGGCAAGAAGCAGACGGTGTAGACAGCCACCACCACGGCCAGCATGCGCACGGCTCTCTGCGGGCCCGCCTGGCCACCCAGGCTGCGGCGCCAGATGGTAAGCCCGATGCTCACGATGGCAAAGAGGATGAGCGCCAGCGGCAGGAAGAATTCCAACAGGAACAGTGCCTGGTGCCAGCGGACTGAGGCCGAGGGCTTTGCTCCCAGTCGGTAACTGAGGCAGGAGTGGTCGGTGTAGGCGGCCAGGAGCAGGTGCCCGTTGAGGAGCAGGATGCTCCCCCAGAGCCCCGCGGCCACCTTGGCGGCAGCCCACACGGACACCTGGCTCAGCACGTGGTGGGGCCACACCACCTTCAGGTAGCGGTTGAGGGCGATGGCCGTGAGGAAGACCACGCTGGCCGAGCGGTTGGTGGACAGCATGAAGAGGTTGAGCTTGCAGATGGTGGCTCCGAAGCGCCAGTGCTCGTGCAGGAAGTAGTAGTCCACGCGCAGGGGCAGGTTGATGATCAGGAGAAAGTCAGCAACGACCAGGCTGACCAGGAACACCGTGTTGGAAGTCCAGGGCCGCGTGTGGaagcagaagatgaagagagCCAAGCTGTTGCCCAGCAGGCCCAGGACAAACTCCACACCCAGGATTGGCGCCAAGAAGGCAGACACCAtgtgggaggaggctgggaggcaggaacCCAAGGCCTCTCCGGGGGCCCCCAAGTCTGTGGTGAAGGCAGAAGGAGTTGAagacaggaggggagggagggagggtgggagggaggcagggagagtggagggagggagggaaaggaggggagaggaagagctCAGGTTATGAGATTCCATGGGCTGCTTGGGCCATGGACCTGAGAGAAGCTTCCAGGCTTCCTACCCTGCCTCTCGTTCAGGGCAAAGTGGAATGATGCTATCAGCTGGCCACCACAATGACTCAATATCCTGGGGTTTTCATCAGCATCTTTGCAGCCACTGAGAAACACCCAGCATTTCTGTTTACAGGCAAAGGGGAACACCTTCAGcccttcttcccctcttcctgcccctaCCACTGAGTGACCTGGCCAGAGAGGTTgctgaaggggggtggggggagtctgtGCTGCCCCTGGCAGAGGAGGAGAACAGGGCTCAGCAGGGGTgaaacagaggcccagggagaccctgaggtgggagggaggcccagctggggtgaggtggggaagaGTGTCCGCAGCCCTGAGGGGTCACACATTTGCTTGCCTGGAGGCTGGAGCTGGTCCTGGCCACCCATAGCTCTCGGCATCACTCAGGCCACCCTATACTCCCTTACTTACCCCCATCATATGGACAGACTGAGCGGCTGCCTCCCTGCCCGCACCAGCCCCGGCAGCAGGGAGTGTGGAGCCAACAGGACATCGTCCCAGTCCAGCCGACACGGGGACCATGGTGCTCACGGCCTCGTGGAATAAGCCTGTTGGCGGCCCGTCAGCCTGCTGTAGTTACTCCCAGATCCCCGGTGGCCTGAAGTCCGTGTGCACCACGAAAGGCCTCCACCCGTGGAGGGCTCCCCTGCCAGTTTCTACTGACCTGGGACCAGGGGCTTCTCCCCCAGACAGAACAATCCTGAGAGCCTCTGAAATGCCCCGTCCACCGTCCGCTCCACCTATCCCCACCCGCCCTTCGCTACAGACAGGGCAGTAGAGGCCAGGGCTGTCTTCAGACAAGACGCAAGTCCTGCTGTCCACTGCGAGGCGTTCTCAGGAGCCCATGGGGCCGCAGGCTCCCGACGACCTGGGACAGCACCAGGGGAGGCTGCAGTTCCAGGCTGTAGGACCTGACAAGACCCGCCTCGCCAGCTGGGCTTTAGGCACAGGGACTGTTGGCCTCTTTCCCTCTCAGAGCCTCTGGGCCTCTCCTCCGTCCTGGACTCCCGTCGGGCCGAGGCTGAGGGAGACAGACTGGGACAGGCTGTGACCACGAGGTGTAGGGTGGTGAGACCACCAACCTGAGCTCTGAATGCAGACAGGCCTTGTTTGGAAAACAGCTGCTTGTTTCCTAAACCTCTTAGGGAATTCTCTAGCACAGAGCTAATGTTCAGAAAAACAGCAGatctaattttcattattttctcaggTTAGGTCTGCCCTGGGCACGAGGGACAATCTTGTCTTGTCATGGCTGCCTGGCCCCGTGCAGGGACCTCCCTGGGACATTCCCGTGTCCTCGGCTCCTGCACAGAGCAACACCCTCCTGCAGCCCTAGTTCTCAACAGCCTCTGCCTTCACGTCCTGGGCTGGGGGAATCTGGGGCACCTTGCAGGGTTTCTGGATTAGGAGAGGAATGCCTTAGGGGTGGAGAGGTGGGTGCAGCCCCTGACACCCCTTAGGACGAAAGCCCTTTCAGAAAGCCAGGTTCCCATCTGCCCTCCAGTGGAGCAAATCAAAACAGTGAGCTGCCAGGCTGCAGTGGGGGAAGGCAGGGTGTAGATCCCACCGTTTCCAGAGGAAGCTTTGACTCTAACCGGGGACCTACCCATCCAGATCCAGCTTCCATTACTCGTACATGTGACCCCTTCTGGATTTCTCCCTGAAGTCCCAGGAAACCAAGCTCTGATCTCCACTGTAGGCTCCAGGTTTTGTCTCTACCCACTGCTGCCTCTGGGGCTCCCAGCACTCCTGGACTCCGAAGTGTGCCCAGGAGCCATCTGAGTCTTTGGACACGGCGCCTGTACCTAGCAGGGGAGCAGACATCCGCCCTGCTGCCAGCTTTGGTTATCATGATCTTCATGTGCTAACATGGGTTAACTCGGGGATGGGGTGGATCCtgtgtttttaagtatttttgttttctgcaatTAATACACATCACTTTTTGCTGGGAAGAAAACCTAACAGGTGCTATATTTAAAAGTCacataagggcagcctgggtggctcagcggtttggtgctgccttcggcctagggcgtgatcctggtgacccaggatggagtcccgcatcgggctccctgcatggagcctgcttccccctctgcctgtgtccttgcctctctctctgtctctctcatgaataaataaaaaaataataaaataaaataaaataaaataaaataaaataaaataaaataaataaaagtcacataaaaagggcacctgagtggctcagtggttgagcatctccctttggcccaaggcgtgaccccggggtcctgggatctcccacatcgggctccccgcttggagcctgcttctccctctgctagtatctctgcctctctctctgtctctcatgaataagtaaaacctctaaaaaaataaaagtcacataaaaagaataaatgggaaAGATCAAGAGTTAGAGGGACGCTATGAGCTGTGCCCCCAGGACATGCACAGGAGTCTGAATGGATGGGCCACACACACAGTGAAGGGAGCCCCCGTTACAAGTAGAGACACCCAATAACAGATGGTCCACATGTCTACATTGACGTGGtgcccctgacacacacacacacacacacacacacacagagtcacagGAGCACATGGGGTCTGCCATTGATATGCATGCAGATGTACAGGTGTTTGTCCACCAGGAAGCCTTTATTGGGGGCCTTCTCGGTGGCAGGCAAATGCTGCGCTGAGCCTGTGGGGACAGAGGGATGAAGAGCAGCCCAGCCTCTCGGCTGAGAGGACCAGAGGAGGGTGGATGGTGATGCCCAGGGCTCAGCGCTGGGGacactgagtggctcagcagcagTATGTGCAGAAGCAGAGAGGGTAGGGGAGTGATGGGGGGGACACTGTGGCTGCTTCAGGGCCACACCAGGAGGATCAGCCCAGGGGCTTCTTGCGCGTGGGGTCCTGGGTCACAGCCAGGGCCACAGAGCCTCGCCCTCGCTCCCAGGCATACCTGCGGAGACACAGGTGGGCAGGGGTCAGACAGGTGGGCCCTGAGGATCCCAGGGAAAGGAGGGTGGTCCCACAGCCAGGGGAAAGAGAGGGTCCTTCTGTGCACTCACGCGTTCCCGGCTGGCACCAGAAGGCTGTCATCTGGG is drawn from Canis lupus baileyi chromosome 11, mCanLup2.hap1, whole genome shotgun sequence and contains these coding sequences:
- the OXER1 gene encoding oxoeicosanoid receptor 1, whose protein sequence is MESHNLSSSSPLLSLPPSTLPASLPPSLPPLLSSTPSAFTTDLGAPGEALGSCLPASSHMVSAFLAPILGVEFVLGLLGNSLALFIFCFHTRPWTSNTVFLVSLVVADFLLIINLPLRVDYYFLHEHWRFGATICKLNLFMLSTNRSASVVFLTAIALNRYLKVVWPHHVLSQVSVWAAAKVAAGLWGSILLLNGHLLLAAYTDHSCLSYRLGAKPSASVRWHQALFLLEFFLPLALILFAIVSIGLTIWRRSLGGQAGPQRAVRMLAVVVAVYTVCFLPSVIFGLASMVAFRLRACHALAVCTQLFHGSLAFTYLNSVLDPVLYCFSSPSFLRQTRALLGLSQGWQGPASDESSYQPSARRWGTSRKAKATDKLREEVRLEGPLE